A window of the Nibribacter ruber genome harbors these coding sequences:
- a CDS encoding S8 family peptidase produces the protein MKSGTFKKAVSFFALASVFTMAGCQKDEVLEETATAPQEPAASSNAIDGKFIVVLKNGVKAQSVRERVLGTHRSAAERIKNLSDGAFEGFSGSLSKEEVDLLKQDENVAYIEPEQAVMLGKPSKQTTTSNTTTPLATTTTTTTTTTSTQTVPWGVARVGYGDGTGKTVWIIDSGIDTKHPDLNVDVARSVSFISGITSVEDGYGHGTTVAGIIGAKNNTFGVVGVAANASLVALRVFDNTGYGTLTRIYSALNHVYKYGKAGDVVNMSLRVNGSTLLDDLVKKTAARGIYIAIAAGNSGIDCLGDSPARVNAPNVYTVSNMDTYGKFNPSSNFGAAVDFSAPGTNIKSTGRGGTYLSGSTGTSFAAPHLAGLLALKGTAINNQGLVAGDPDGKPDPIILK, from the coding sequence ATGAAGTCAGGAACGTTTAAGAAAGCAGTCTCTTTCTTTGCCTTAGCCTCAGTATTTACCATGGCAGGCTGTCAGAAAGATGAAGTTTTAGAAGAAACGGCTACCGCTCCACAAGAGCCTGCTGCCTCTTCCAATGCCATAGATGGAAAATTCATTGTTGTTCTAAAGAATGGCGTTAAAGCTCAAAGCGTACGCGAGCGGGTGCTAGGTACCCACCGTTCTGCTGCAGAGCGAATCAAAAACTTATCAGATGGTGCTTTTGAAGGCTTCTCTGGCTCTCTAAGCAAAGAAGAAGTTGATTTACTTAAGCAGGATGAAAATGTAGCTTACATTGAACCTGAACAAGCAGTAATGTTAGGTAAACCTTCTAAACAAACTACCACTTCAAACACTACTACTCCTCTAGCAACAACCACCACAACCACTACTACCACTACCTCTACTCAGACCGTTCCTTGGGGCGTTGCCCGTGTTGGATATGGTGACGGCACAGGTAAAACAGTTTGGATCATTGACTCTGGTATTGACACCAAACACCCTGACCTAAACGTGGACGTTGCCCGCAGCGTATCTTTCATCTCTGGCATTACTTCTGTTGAAGATGGATACGGCCATGGCACTACCGTAGCTGGCATCATTGGTGCTAAAAACAACACCTTCGGGGTGGTAGGTGTAGCCGCTAACGCTTCATTGGTAGCCCTCAGAGTTTTTGACAACACAGGTTACGGTACCCTTACTCGCATCTACTCTGCCTTGAACCACGTATACAAATATGGTAAAGCCGGTGATGTAGTGAATATGAGCTTACGGGTGAATGGTTCTACTTTACTAGATGACCTGGTAAAGAAAACAGCCGCCCGTGGTATTTACATCGCCATTGCTGCCGGCAACAGTGGCATTGACTGCCTGGGTGATTCACCTGCCCGCGTAAACGCTCCTAACGTGTACACCGTGTCTAACATGGACACTTACGGTAAATTCAATCCGTCTTCTAACTTTGGCGCAGCCGTAGACTTCAGTGCCCCAGGTACTAACATCAAATCTACTGGCAGAGGCGGTACTTACCTAAGCGGAAGCACTGGTACATCTTTTGCTGCCCCTCACTTGGCTGGTTTGCTAGCCTTGAAAGGTACTGCCATCAACAACCAAGGTTTGGTAGCGGGTGACCCAGATGGCAAGCCAGATCCAATCATTTTGAAATAG